Below is a genomic region from Phragmites australis chromosome 20, lpPhrAust1.1, whole genome shotgun sequence.
gacctccactagcacccacaacaagtaagaagacgacaacgtgggggaaaatatttggtgcaggttcttcatcaagaagttcagactcttcgacacgatcgtctacgggcactggaattccaacatccagaggggagctaactaccttcatcgacagtgacgttatcagccatgaacaagaaaacttcaacatactgcaatggtggcatgagcacaagacgaattatccagtgctttcactgttagcgcgagatttgttaacggtttcTATATCtatagtttcttctgaggctgccttcagtcttacaggaaggataatcgaagagagaagaaaaaatctgtcaagtgagatggttgaaatactcaccatagtaaaggattgggaacaagctgaagcacgaatgcaacacactgcagaaaatactgagcttgaagaatcattccaaaatttgtatctagatgctgatgagaacgtgtaatttcaaattttctgagctaggttgtactcttttttcctttgctagaaaggtttttaatgaggcaacctatcaataaagctcatttttagaattaatcatgtgcccctattatttctaagtttttttttattttattcatgttttttgtttatttttttaaaataccccctGCGGCCCCaccccacctacctctcctctcattgtggcctataaataccatctactccatctcaaactccatgtattCTCATCGCCCACCCttcccacccatctctcttttcctatttgctagccaagtagccagtagtcacttcacatcaagaaaccaattccatatttcaattcatggatcaagacgccgagaactcgcgtgcatggtcatgggtgtggcaacattttgaaaaggtcttcagagaaattaacggggaacaggtaagatttgctaagtgtaatatatgcagcaaagaaataggtgccagatctccaaatggaacaggacacttgaggaagcatattaaaaattgcaagcaaaattctggggtttctaatgaaaccatgtaattttcggagcataatcataggttgtactcttttttccttctagtagaaaggtttttaacgaggcaaccaatcaataaagatgttatgtatttattttctatattttttattgtttttttggatttttttagctattatttttgattttttcctatttttttagtGCTGAtgggcccaacgtgcctccactgtgccggccgggcccgttgtgccttcccgtgccgacctggcccatcgtgcctccaccgtgccggtcgggcccatcgtgccaaacgggcctgtcgtgcctccaccgtgccgaacgaGCCCATCGTGCCGAACGAGCCCATCGTGCCGGTCGGGCCCATCGtaccgaccgtgccgtgggccggcccggcacggcacggtgacagttgggccgtgccgtgggccgatgGCTCGGCACGTGGGCTGGCACGGCACagcccgtaacagtaaatgggccaatcgggctgTGCCGAGTTGGGCCCATGCCGGGCcagcccgattggcccatttggtcatctttagtcgaaggttttggagaaaatgaggttgagaaCTGCCTCCATCGACCAAAGTTCTGGAaaccttgatgttgagtatggtcacCTGAACTATGACCaggtatcgaccaggatgtgctACCGTAGCTGGATGGTCGGTTTGATTAAAGgtgatcggatgttccgaccaCTTGATATACCAAATAGGCCCAGTCAGGGCCAAGTTAACTTCTCGCTCGACTGCCTTGTACTGTCTCTTGGACTCATACGTGAAGGATCAtccgaagatgtgcgccaagctgtggTCAGCCTCGTGGAACTGGGGCTCATCACCCTCAACATAGGCTTAACCTGCTTACTACCACGCTCAGCATTTACCTTGATCTtctcatcaagtttctttttGAAGACAAAGCACTCGTAAAAgtcatgctggttgctccgatggatggggaaccactttccaccacctctattgaggcctttgttgtccccagtgttgcacGATTTGCTCCTATCAACCGCGGCTATAGTTGTATCGGGACCCATGCACTTGTCATCGGGTTTGTTCATCTTTCCTCTGTTCTTCGAGGACTTGGGTATGTCCTTGCCAAATTGGAGGTTTTTAGCACGTACCTACGCTTCTGctcattttgcgcacttgtcggccaacttgaaaagctctttgactATGCAGATCTTTTGAGTAGCCAACTTTCCATGCAAGtctgtgtcctgaacacctcgtttgaaggtGATAATTACCCATTCATCTGAGATGTCCGAGATTGTATTACGCTTGTTGCTAAACCTACGGATGAAATCTCGAAGAGATTTGTTGTCGCCTTGGTGTAGCTAGTGGAGGTCATTCTCTGTTCCTTGCCACTCGAATGTGCCCTGGAAGttagctatgaactgagccttgagtTCTACCCACAAACGAATCGAGTTGGATGGCAAGTTTAGCCACCAAGACCTTGTGGATCCAACAAGGGTGGTTAAcagataattggccattactctaTTGTCACCACCGGCTACTCAAAATACggtggtatagatctgcaaccactcgttgggattgatcttcctGTCGTATTTTTGGAACGCGCCCGCTTTGAAGTTCTCGGGCCACCGAATCGACCAGAGTTCGTGTATGAAAGCCTTGCAGCCCCTGTCAAACTCTTCAGGAGGAAGTGGTGGAGGACTGCCATGCCCCTCTCTCTGAGCGAGGGAGTCATATCGACCATCTCATCTTGTAGATCTGCAGTCGTAGTAGTGGCGATCATCTTCACAGAGTTCCTCTTGATGGTTTTTGATCGCCATATGTAGATCACACCAGTTGTGAGGAATACGGTTCCTCAGATCTTCCTGATACCCACGCCTATTAATagggcagctacagtttggccTACAGTATCTTTTTGGGCTcaaccacctgagcttcccttttgggattcccctactcgagagcgttcTCACCCATGACTCCTTGAGCTAGGATAGTTCCGACTaggggcctggagttgcggggaTTGTTTACTCGGGCAGCTTGGTTCTAAGCCGCATCGAGGAGGATCTTGACACTATTGATGATAGGAGTCAGTGGATTCACTGGATCCAATTCtggaagggatctgagaatcaAATGAGCTCCTTGCAGATTAGCATCCAGAGTACTGAATATATCACTACCGAAGCTCTGTTGCGGttgagccgatgaagcctcatgatgaTTGTTTGGAAGGAGCTTGTCCCTTGAGCCGTGGGCAGTTGCGGGCGTAGGTACACCCACCGAAAATCAtcgggagaggccaggaggcatctacCTTCCCATGGTCCACCGGTGAAGGGCCGTGTCGGGGGCACATATGGCTTCAGATGCAGATGTTTTGAGTGGTAACTTAGTGCCAGTACCATTGGCATTGATTGCTATTGCTGTATCTCCAAGGATTTTCGCGCCGTTATCGACCATGACGTTTGGATCTACTGCCATTGGGTTAGCCGATGGGGGTTGTCAcctatgaaagtgcatctaggcccctaagtgggttttggtgacaATGACAAagcaattaaagaactaatgagttttatgagttATGGATAGGTGTTAGTTCCATCAAGTGAAAAATGTGACGCATTGTGAAACCCCCAAAAATGGATAAAGGAAAGCGGCTTGGCTCCTTTCAtctttaaattcttttatgcttTATATTTGAGTTTAGCATGCCATACTATAAAGGAGGACATGAAATCTACTTGGTTGTATAGAGACAGTGCTCAAAAGTCCAAACAAGCCCATGAGAGTCATAGAAAGTTAGCCCTAATCTTTTGTTTTAGAAAAatgcggaaggtccgcacttttctATGGAGTATCTGCACTTGTGCGGAAGGTCCACACTTTTTTGTGAAGTATCCAGACTTGGGCGGAACTTTTGTGCGGAGGGTCTGCACTTTAGTGAGTTCTCGGCTAACTACGGAAGGTCCGTACTTTTCTACGGAGTGTCTGCataagtgcggaggttccggacttgtatggagggtccgcacttttcagagcataacggctagtttttgagtgtGGAGTATAAAAAACCCACACCCTTCAATGCAATAGCATCTGAGCTTTTCAATTCCGACCAACTTTGAGACAAAAGGCATCTAGCTCATTAAAAGCTCCTTTCCACTCCCCTTTTGTGATTCTTGTTGAGATCTTTGCTAGGGTTGAGTGAGTTTGAGAAATAGTGCTAGTGAGATACAAAGCCATCCTTTTGAGCACTCGTCTTTTCGTCAAGCCGGTGGTTTCAAGttcgttactcttggtggttcatccacctagatggctaggcgtcGCCTGTTGAgctcccaagtttgtggtgagCCCCGGGACATTTGTATCTGTAACACCCCAAGGCCGCCAAAAAACTTGGGATTTCAtagttggtatcagagtctaggCTTTAGATTCTAGGTGAAATAAGGCTTAAGTTGACACACTTGCACTTGTAGGTTGGGTAAGGGTTTGCATATCTTTGCTCCTATCATGTTATGTTTTGCTCTGTCTAgtgcttatgcttaattacttgAAATGGATGTTTGTGTTATTTGTATGTTTTGGTGGCTGTAGTTATGCCACCTAAGCGGCGTGCTTCGGCTACACCAGATGGTGATGGCCAGGCTGAGCTCATAGCCGTGATGCAGGCAATGCAGGACGAGTTGAGGACATTGAGGCAGGCTGCCTCTGCTGCTAGTGCCCCTACGGGCGCTGCTTCTGGCACTGCTCCTATTGCAGATGGTCCTGTCAGCGGTGTTTATCTCATGCAGTGGGTTGGCATGAAGCTAGACAGTTTTGATGGCAGTGGTACTCCAGTTCATGCTCCTGATTGGCTGTCGTATGTGGAGGACAAGATGGAGGCTTttgatgtgttggctcacgatcGTGTTTGTTATGGGGTACAACTATTGAAAGGGGAAGCTCAGATATGGTGGAAGGGTGTGCGGTTAGCTCGCACGGCTGCACATGGCCCGTTGTCCTGGCACGAGTTTGTCAGGAAGTTTGAGAGGAGGTTCTACCCGGTGACTTTCCTGGATAGGATGAAGATTGATCTGAATGCCTATACGCAGGATAAGAAGTCAGTTGTAGAGTATGAAGTGGGCTTCAATCAGATTGTCCGCTTCGTTCCACACGTGGCACATGACAAGGTAGAGAAGGCAAAACACTTTCGTCAAGGTCTTAAGCATTCGATCCGCCAAGTGTTGGGTGCTTTTCCAGTGGTTGACTTCCGCACTACAGTGGAACAGGCTTTCGGTGTGGAGATGCAGCAGGGGTACACTGCTGACTTGCAGAAGTCTTCAGGTGGTGAGCAGTCTTGCGGTTAGAGCGATAGGAAGGGCCATTCTGGTGGCCCTGTTCACAAGAAGGGGAAGTTCCAGCGTCACCAGCCATACCACGGCAAGTCTTCTCAATCTAGTGCTTCAGGAGGGAGCGCACCTCAGTACCGGGCTGTTCCCAAGCCTGGCTTGGGGCTGGTGTGCTTCTGGTGTGGCGACGCGCACCGGCGTGTGGAGTGTCAGTGGACCGGCAGGTGTTCTATCTGTGGCATGGATCACAAGGACGTGGTCTGTAGGAAGAATCCCAATGGGAAGGCGCGTTGGGAGCCAgtgtcttcttcttcagcttcacATTCTAGTAGAACCGTCCAGATGATGGCAGCGACCTCCTCTGCACAGCAACACCTTCCTGCACCGCCCACTCTGCAGTGCTTGCCGGCGCCTTCCACTTAGCAGTACCTGCCCATGCTAGTCTACCCTCAGTACTTGATGGCGCCTCCGACTACACCAACTACTCCTTCGATGCCTCAGTCTGGGTTGTTTCGACCAACCCAGGCTACTGCTCCTTTGGCACTTCCAGTTCCAAGGGCATATGCTATGCCCTGTGTTGACAGCAGAGACCGTGGAGACGTGGTGATAGGTATTATTTCAGTTGATTCATTTGATGCGCATGCTCTTTTCGATTCTGGCGCTAGCTTCTCGTTTGTCTCGGAGGGTTTTGTGGTTCGTGCTAGTCTTTCTATGCAGAAGATTAGTCAGTCTATTGTTGTCAGTTCTGCTAGAGGTCTCATCTCCAGTTCTTCTGTTTGCCCCGGTTGTGCTATTCATCTTGGTGATGAAACCTTTGttgctaatctggtggtaatTCCTTTGGATCCTTTTGACGTTATTCTTGGCATGGAATGGCTTTCTTGGTATCGAGATGTTATTTCCTGTTTCTGGAAGACGGTTCTTTACAGGCACCGTCAGGTCGAGAGATGGTCTTTCAAGGGAGTGCGATGAAGTACACTCACTCTTTGTTGTGCCAGTTGTTTCCTGATCGTTGGACTCGGAAGTCTGGCGTTCTTTTGGCGATGGTCGATGATCGCAAGGTTGCCTTACACATGGAGGATatcccagtggtgtgtcgctacTCCGATGTTTTTCCTGATGAACTTCCAGGTGTGCCCCCTGAGCGTGATTCGGTTTTTGAGATCAAGTTGGTTCCTGGCACGCAGCCTATCTATAGAACTATGTATCAGATGGCTCCAGTGGAGcaggtggagttgaagaagtaGTTAGATGATCTTCTTGCTAAGGGATTCATCAGACCTAGTAAGTCACCTTGGGCTTTCCCGGTGTtgtttgtggagaagaaggatggctCTAAGAGGCTATGTGTGGATTATCATGCTCTTAATTaggtgaccatcaagaataagtatcctctGCCTCATATTGATGCTCTCTTTGATCAGTTAAGAGGTGCTAAGgtattttccaagattgatttgaactctgggtatcaccagataaGGATTAAGGaggaggatattgagaagactGCTTTTATCATGAGGTATGGGCATTATGAGTATgttgttatgtcttttggactaacgaatgccCCTGCTATCTTTATGGAAGCAATGAATAAGATGTTGCATGAGTACTTGGATGACTTCGTTGtcgttttcatcgatgatattttgatctactcCAAGTCCAATGAGGAGCATGAGCGTCATCTTAGTCTTGTTTTGGATGCTCTCCGGAAGAATAAGTTCTATGCAAAGTTGAAGAAATGTGCTTTCTGGCTTTCTGAAGTGAGCTTCCTTGGGCATGTGATTAATCTGCATGGTATTACTGTTGATCCTAAGAATGTTGCTTCAGTGGTGGAATGGCAAAGGCCAACCAGTGTGACGGAGATACGGAGCTTCCTTGGTCTTGCTGGTTATTACCGGCGTTTTTTGCAGGACTTCTCTAGTATTACAAAGCCGATGACCAAGCTTACTGAGAAGGGTGTTCCTTTTATGTGGACTGATGATTGTGAGGCCAGTTTTTGGACTCTGAAGGATAAGTTGGTGAATGCTCCTATTCTAGTTTTGCCTGAGAGCGGCAAGCACTTCACGGTGTATACGGATGCTTCCCGTATTGGTCTTGgttgtgtgcttatgcaggatGGCAAAGTAATTGCTTATGCTTCCCGACAGTTGAAGAACCATGAGAGGAACTATCCTACCCATGATCTAGAGTTGGCTGCAGTGGTGTTTGCTTTGAAGTCTCGGAGGCATTATCTATATGGTGAGTCTTGTGATATCTTTACtgatcacaaaagcctcaagtatatctttactcagaaGGAGCTGAATTTGAGGCAGCgtagatggcttgagttgataaaggattatgaTCTAACGATCCAGTATCACCCTGGGAAGGCTAATGTGGTGGCAGATGTCCTAAGCAGGACGGGTGTTCCTAAGATAGTGATGCCTTTGGTTGCATAATTGGATCGTATGGGTATTTCCTTTTGCTATGCAGGCACTGCAAGCGAGGAGACCCAGTTGATCACAATCACCCATACTCGAGAGAGTGTGTGAGGCACAGCAACATGACCGCTTGATTCAGGAGGTTCGCAAAAGGATTGCAGATGGAAGACCTCGGGAGTTCAGTATCGATGAGCATGATGTAGTCCATTTTAGAGGACGTCTTTGTGTGCCACAGAAGTCAGATGTGAAGATGGACATCTTGAGAGAGGCTCATCGGACTCCATATACAATTCATCCTGGTGAGACTAAGATGTACAGAGATCTGAAGTGGAGCTtctggtggaaaaggatgaaggtTGATATTGCCGAGTATGTGGCAGCTTGTCGTGTATGTCAACAGGTAAAGGCCGAGCATAAGAGGCCTGCGGGGTTGCTTCAGTCTTTAGAGGTTcccgagtggaaatgggagcatatcactatggactttgtgGTTGGTTTACCCCGATCGCCTCGTGGTAGGGATGCCATATGGGTTGTTGTGGACAGGCTCACTAAGTCCACGCATTTCATTCCTATGAAGACGACGAGTTCAGCTCAGGATTTAGTTCCCTTGTATATCAAGGAAGtggtgaggttgcatggtgtgcctaaGTCGATTGTATCAGATCGAGACACCAAGTTTGTATCGAAGTTTTGGCAGATCCTTCAGAATGCTATGGGCACTAAGCTTTCTTTGAGTACCGCTTTCCATCCTTAGACAGATGGGCAGTCCGAGCGGACCATTCAGACCTTGGAGGATATGCTACGTGCTTGTGTCCTTTCTTGGAAGGGCAGTTGGGAGGatcaccttgctttggtggagTTTGCCtataataacagttatcatGCTAGCATTAAGATGGCTCCATATGAGGCTTTGTATGGCAGGTTGTGTGTTTCCCCCCTGTGTTGGGATTCGTTTGGTGAGAGGGCTGTGCTTGGTCCAGAGATCGTTCAGCAGACTGCCGAGAAAGTGCGGGAGATACGGCAGAACACATTGGTCGCTCAGAGCCaatagaagagttatgcagatgtCAGGAGATGTGAGCTGGAGTTTGTGGTAGGTGACCAGGTTCTCCTCAGAGTATcgcccacaaagggtgttgttcGGTTTGGCACTACAGGGAAGCTTAGCCCAAGGTACATTGGACCTTTTGTCATCATAGCTTGAGTTGGTAGTTTGGCTTACCATCTACAGTTACCAGATTCTATGAGTGGTgtgcataatgtcttccatgtatcCATGTTGAGGAAGTATCTGCGGGATCTAGAGCATAAGATTGATCTTGAGCCTATCAGAGTACAGCAGGACTTGTCTGTTGAGTGTCACCCAATGCGTATCTTGGACACGTCAGAACGAGTCAtgaggaagaggatgatcaaatatgtgaaggttttatggactaattaGTCGGAACGTGAAGCTACTTGGGAACTCGAGGAGCAAATGCGTAAGAGGTATCCAGCGCTCTTTGAGTAAGGTAAATTTTAAGTTTTGGTTTAAGTTGGTATGTTTCTTTTCCGTAGCGGTCGTAGTATAGCTGAATTCGAGGACAAATTCTTTAAAGGAGGGGAGGatgtaatgccctaaaattttggaaggaaattggAAGTCGTCGTTTCCAGTTTTTTTGGTATTGAATCGCTCTCGccaggaaagaaaagagaagaaattgaggcaaattgcagcagtgtatttcttttaaaatagagaagctttaaccatgaGAGTAGGCTGAGCCAACCTGGGCTCGGGCCAGTTAGCCTAGCCCCTCCCCCAAAGGCCCAGGCGctcccccttctttttcctctccaccccgccaaaaccctagctgtcCCTCTACTGTgccgccaccccccccccccactctttCCCCTATGGTGGTGTCTCCCAGTCCTGCCCTagagtggctgctgctgctggaatccggccaagaagaggagaagaagacgaAGGGAAGGGCAACAAGgaaagcaagaagaagaggggaagaggaggtttggAGCTAGGGGATTTGGGGGTTTTCTTGCTGTGGTGCCCTACGGTAACAATTCCCCTACTGTTCTTCATattttggttgatgattatggccggtagatcttggtttgagaggttttggttaggggaatttgtggtttggggtcgaactgagtgttctgcgcgcaggcagattgagcagtgtgcgtgttcttgatgtttcggtgacctagatgatttttcctgtggaagtggtaaactagaaagttgtagctaacGTAGAAACCTAGCTACCagtgaaatttcagattttttttccatgtGGTTTAGGAGATATTGCTGTCTGAATCTGACTGTTGTACCTCTGTCGAATTTCTGTCAGTGTTAGATCTATTCTGTTTTTGGGTATCTTAGTTGCTGAGCCAATTTTTTAGAATTCTAGAAGGTTGTAGAGGATTTATTAAGCTTTCCAACGATGTGaacaatgcaatttttca
It encodes:
- the LOC133901524 gene encoding uncharacterized protein LOC133901524; this encodes MQAMQDELRTLRQAASAASAPTGAASGTAPIADGPVSGVYLMQWVGMKLDSFDGSGTPVHAPDWLSYVEDKMEAFDVLAHDRVCYGVQLLKGEAQIWWKGVRLARTAAHGPLSWHEFVRKFERRFYPVTFLDRMKIDLNAYTQDKKSVVEYEVGFNQIVRFVPHVAHDKVEKAKHFRQGLKHSIRQVLGAFPVVDFRTTVEQAFGVEMQQGYTADLQKSSGGEQSCG